A window of Cloacibacillus sp. genomic DNA:
CAGTTCCACTCTTCGTCCGTAAGGTCGTCGCTCGCCGGCTCTGTGTCTGCTTCAATTACGAGGTCTGATGACTGAACGATCCCGTCTATTATACTGTATACGACGTCTCCGCTGACAGCTCCATCACAGCTTAGGGCTTTGCTGTCGCCAGAGGCAACGAGAGCGTCGGGCTTGATGACGAGCTTAAAATTATCGTCTATTGTCTCCTGATTGCCCAGCTCTTCGTCTCCACTTATCACGACGAATTTATCTCCGCTTTCTATGGCAAGGAGGCCGTGAACTTCGGTTAAAACATCTTCGGAGGCGATGGAGCTGTCGCCCAATGAAGCGAAGGTCCTGATATCGCCGCTTGTCTCCTGAGAGACCGCGAATATGGGAAGCGTGCCCTCGTCGGAGTCATCGTGGCTGTATCCTGTGAGGATATTTTTATAGAGGTAGTCTCTTTCCGATTTGTCGGAAGAGACGAGGACGATTTCGCCTCCCGAGAGCGCGCATTCTTTCATTTTTTTAGCTGTCGCGGATCCCGGTTCGACAACTTCAATGGAGTTGTGTTCAAGTACAAAAGAAGAGCCCATAGGCACCTTCTCCGCCATGAAGGGGTCATATTGGATAACATCAATGCTCGCGCCGCGCAGTTTTGCGATGGTGGCGTCGCTAACCTCTCCTATGGTGTATAGCTTTGCCTGTTTTGCCGCAGGTGGCGTGCCGTCACTGCTTCCTCCGCAGCCTCCCGCTGTTACTAGGGCGGTGATGGTTAATACTGTCATGAGCAGCGCCGCAAGTAGTCCCGTGTTTCGCTGTTGCATTTCGCAACCTCCTTTAAGGTATATTTGAAAATTTTGTTATTTTGTCCGGCGCGCTCTTTTGCGTTTTGCCGCAAAAAGAGGAGCCGCCGCAAGCAGGGCAAGCGTCCCAACGCCAGCGGAACATCCGCCGCCGCTGTTGCCGCCGCCGCCTTGATTTTGTTCTTCGAGCGCGTAGGTGCATGTCATTTCATCGGCCGGCGCGGAGAAGTCAAAGAGTTTTATGCCCGTGCGGAGCTCGGCGGTCTTTGAACTTGCTGCGGCGAAGAAGTTGCTTTTCAGAAATTCCACGGCGGAGTCAGGAAATAATCCATTCGCTTTCGCAAGGTCGTTGCCAGCATACCACAGGGACTGCGTAGTTCCGGAGCCTGCGCCCTTGACTCTTGGGTCGGCGTAGGGCCATATTGCCATTATTCCCTGATGCGGGTTGTAGACGGTATCTTTGTCGTCTTCAGATTTGCTGTGCTGGTTGATGTCGTTTCCCAGATCAAGGCTTCCTTTGCCGATAGTTTCATCGGCATGGATGAGCAGCACTCCCTTTTTTCCGCAATCCCATGCCTGTAGGCCCGCGTCCCAGTTGGTTTCGTCCGCTGAGGTTGGGTCACGCACCTCCATAAGGTAATACTGATAGGGAGTGGAGGCGGGGCCGTCCACCATGACGGGGGAGCTTGCTTTGGTGTAGCTCTGGCGTCCGATGCTGAGAGTTTTTGCGACAGTGCTTTTTTGCGCAGCGGAGGGCGTCTCCCAGCCGAGGTAGTATCTGCTCCACGCGTCGAGGTTCACAGGCCTCGTTCCGCTGTATTCTCCGGCACGCGCGCCGTCGCAGCCGATCGCCATAAGTGAGAAGATGCCAAGTCCGCTGTTGTAGTATGAGGTGTCGTAAAGGTCGGGCAGCGCGCAGAGCTGATGCCCAAGCTCGTGGCACATGGTGCCGGTAAGCGGCATTCTGTAAGGCGTGGTTACTCCTTCGACGGTTTGCGTCACAATTTCTCCGTTCATCGCCCAGAGCGAAAGCGTGACGTCTCCGCTTAGCTGGACGGCGTCCGCTGAGGTTGCTTCATTGCCATATTCGGAAGATGCCTGATGAGCCCACACGGAGGGGGTTCTGTCGGCCGGTACGCCAGATTTTTCGTATCCTGCAAGTATCAGGTAGACGACAAGTTCGTCGGCGGTCAGTTTTTTATCATGGTTTGCATCAAATGAGGCAAAATTTAGTTCAGGATTATTTTTTTGCACTTTTTCCAGGACGTTTTGGACAAACTTGACCTCGTTTCTCTGTGCCGCTATGTTTTCCTCATTGTTGTTGGTGGATGCGATCTTGTAATCAGGATGGCGGCCTTCGTTATAATCCGCGGAGGTCATCTCTATCTTTATGATCTCCGATATCCCCGATATCGGAGTGAGCTTCAAACGCCCCTTGGATTGGTCTTTGTAATAGCGCGTGACGGAGAGCGTGTCGCCCCATACGTCACGAGAGTGATCTTTAATGTCAACAGACGGTATTGTTGTGTTGCCCCTTGTGTCTTCAAATGTGACACGGACTACAAGCGCCCTTCTGTCGCCGGCAAGCGGCGTCGCGCGCGGAGTCCATCTGGCGGGCGCCGCCTCCGTTGCGCTCTTGCCCGCGGGCTTTTTTACAGAGGTGCGCAAAGACGAGCCCGCAAGCGGCGTGTATTCCTTTACCGCGCCCGCGGGCGCGGCTGTGTTGATGTGGTAGTGGACCTCGGACGAAACGAGCGCACCGTTTTTTACCACGGCGAAGTCCCACCATTTGGAGGCGGCGTCGTAGACTACGATGTAGCCGTCCGCCACGGAGCGGCTCCAGTGGGAGCGCTCGTCGCCGCGAGTGGTTATCTGGAAGCTGCTGCCGTCAGGCTGCTGCACGGTAAACACTTTATTCGGATTTGCGGGGACGGCAAAGGCCGCTTGTGAGAACATAAGGACAAACAACAGCGCAAGTGCGGCGCAGAGTTCCTTAAGCAACGGCGCGCGGCCGATGGGGAAAAAGGGCATTTTGGCACTGATCATAGGGTGGATCCCTCTTTTCTTATCGGTACATTGAGAATACCTTACATGGATAAAGTAACACACTATTGGACTGTTTTCAATGCCCTCGTGCATCAAAAAACCACGGATTGCGCTACAAGGCTAAAGAAAAAGTTTTGCCAGAATGACCGCGGCTACAAGCCCCGGCAGCATGTTCATCGCGCGTATCTTCATGACGCCGAGCAGGTTGATGCCTATCGCCATCAGCATGAGGCCGCCAGTGGCGCTCATTTCGGTTATCGCGGCGTCGGTCATGAAAGGCTGTATCCACTGCGCGGCAAGCGTAAGCGCGCCCTGATATAAAAATACCGGAACTGCGGAAAATATGACGCCGAAGCCAAGCGACGCCGCCATCGCGACGGAGGTCAGCCCGTCTATCAGCCCCTTTGCAAGAAGCAGCGACGGATAGCCGCCCAGCCCCTCCTCAAAGGAGCCAAGCACCGCCATAGAACCGGTGCAGTAGATGAGGCTCGTCGTGATAAAGCCGGTGGTGAAGCCAGCAGCGCCCGCGCCGATGCGTTTTTCAAGCCCCATGCTGGCGCGTTCAAAAGCGCCTTCGATGTCAAGCAGCTCGCCTGTGAGCGATCCCAGCGCGATGCTGCCTATGACGACGAGCGGCTGTTCCGTTTTTATAGCCATGCCGATGCCGAGCGTCATCACGAAGAGCGCCATTCCCTGAACTGGCAGCTCCATTATTTTTGCCGGGATTTTTTTGCGAAGAAGCAGACCGACAGCGGCGCCCGCAATGATCATCGCGGCGTTGGCAAGGCTGCCGAAGAGTGGTATAGAACTTAATGCATCCAATAATAAGACCCCGCTTTCATCGGTTTATTATATCGCATCACGTAAAATGGCGGGGAATTTTATTGCCGTCAAAGGCGTTTGGCACGGTCATATAAAAAGAAATTTTAGAGAAAAGAGGGGCTACGGTATATTTAATGATGGTTCACCATTAGAATTTACGGGGGGCTTTGAAGAAATCGCTTTTGCGCGGGCCTTGTTTGGGATACTCCAAAAAGATACGGACGCTGAACCCTTAAGGATGGAGAGTTTTGAGTAGTCCGGATAGGTGTCGACTTTATCTTTCCGTCGGCGAGATAAACAGGCGCCCCCGCGCTTTGGGAGGCGCGGGGCCGTCTGTTGTTTTATGGGCTATTTTGTGAGCAGGCCTTTTTTCTTTAGGACGCCAAGTATGTAGTCGCGGATGAGTCGGTTTGACTCTTCGACTAGCTCCGCTTTATGGTCGATGATGTACTGGCCGGCGGCCTTTGTGTCGGCGCGCAGTGAATCAAAGCCTAGGTCGTCGTAAAGCGCGTCTACGCGCTGCTCTGAGAATTTCTTAGTGTCTATGCCCGGGTTTGCGACGGGGTGTTTGCAGTGCAGATAGCTGTCGAGCACCTGAAAGCGTCCCGTGAGATTGTCCGTGTCGACGGACATTTCACCCGCAAAGTTCTGCGCGTCCATGTTGTCGTCGAATACATCGGCCTGAGTGACGCTTCCGTCGTCGACCCTTGTAACCACCCATACGCGCGTGCGCGGTCTTTCGTTCATATAAAACAGCCTCCTCTCTTTACTTTACCTACTATAAAAAATAACGGGCCGAAACGGAGCGTAAAATTGACGAAAGAGCGCTGCGCCTTTGACCTGTTTATTGTTCGTGCCCATAATATTGAGAAAACAGCCGTTACATTCGTTCGTTCCTTCGATATAATGCTTGTAAGAATGAAAATAAGTGATATTTGGAGGAATAGATGATGAAAGAATATGCGAAGCTGGGCTTTATGACGAAGGCGCTGCATTCCGGGCACGGCTGCGGAATGAAACGGGCGGAAAAGATGCAGTCCGCGCTTAAGGACGTCTCGCCGTGGCTCTCGGAGGCTTCGTTTGAGTCGCTTGCCTTTGAGGCCTCTTTTGCGGCGCTTGACGGCGGCAACAGCGCCGTGGCCTTCGCCTCGTCCTACGCGGCGTGGAGCTGCCTTTTGCGGACGCTTTGCGCGGAGGGGACGAACGTCATTCTCTCAAGCCGCGTCTGCTGCGGGACGAGGCGTCTAATTTGCAGGATACTTGAAGAGATGGGGGCCGCCGCCAAGTTTGTGGACAGCGACCACCCCTGCCAGACGGAACAGAACATAGACGACGATACGCGCGCTGTCATCACGGAAAGCCTGGCCGCGCCGATGATGAGCGTGGCTCCGCTTGAGGCGCTTTCGCGCGTCGCGCGCCGTCAGGGCGTTCCGCTTGTCATCATAAACACGCTGGCTACTTCGGCGCTCTGCCGCCCGATAGAGTTTGGCGCGCACGTCACTGTGACGGAGGCGGCTCCGTTTGCGGCCTCCGGCGGCGCCTCAGCCTGCGTCGTGACTGACGGCGCGAATTTCGACTGGCACGAGTGGAGCGAAAAATTCCCGCAGCTTACGCGCGCGGACGCGGAGTTTGGCGGCGCGTCGTTTTCATCTCTCTTTGGCGAGGCCGCCTTTGGCGCGAAGATGCGTTTTCTCGCCATGCGCGGCGCGAACTATATGACGTCGGAAGGCGAAGCGGAGCGGCTGCGCTCCTTTCTGCGCACGCTCGGGCTGCGCATGGGCCGTCAGAGCGAAAACGCGCTTGCCGCGGCTAAGTTTCTAGCCGCGCATGAGTTGGTCTGTAACGTGAGGTATCCGGGGCTTGCGGGCCATCCGCAGAACGATATGGCGCAGGTCTACCTGAAAAACGGCTGCGGCGCAGTGCTCTCCTTTGAGCTGAAACGCCGTGAGGCGCAAAAGGAGTTCATGGAGGCGCTGCGGCTCATAAGCGCCGCGGCGTCGCCTGAGGGAATGACCTCCACGCTTTTTAAGAACGAGGAGGCCGCGGCGCGGCTCTGTCTTGCCGTGGGCTGCGAAGCGGCGGCGGACATCACAGCCGATTTGGGTCAGGCGCTGAACGCGGCGCTTGCGCGGCTTTAGCCTCGCGCTCTCCTAGCGCCTTATCTATTGCGGCAAAACGCGCGCCGGCTTCGTCAAAGGGCCGGCCGCCGTTTTGCGGCGTACTTGGCGCATTGTTGAACGAAGCGCTCGGCCGCCTTTGGGAAACCTGCGAAATGCAGGTGAAGATAGGAGCCTAAAATGTTTTCGTTTGCAAAGCCGCCCGGATAACTTTCGCCGGTTCGGTTTTTCGTGAACAAAAATGCGTTTTGCGCGGGCGCAAGCGGTTCCATGCTCGAAAAATGGAACTCGTGTCCACGCAGCGTCTCGCCCTTTTTTGCGATTACGCAGTCAGCAAGCGCGGTTGCCGTCACGTAGCCCACCGTGCGCAGGCTGTCGTTCATTTTGCACTCCGCCGGGACGACGCCCGCCATTTCGCGCGCGATGCCGTCGAAGCCGGCCATTGCGCGCGTCAGGTACATGAAGCCGCCGCATTCGGCGTATATGGGCATCCCGCCTTCCGCCGCCTCCCTTACAGAGGCCTTCATGTTCTCGTTTGCCGCAAGACGCTCTGCAAATACCTCGGGAAAGCCGCCGCCGAAGATGAGGCCGCAGCAGCCCTCTGGAATACCCTCGTCGGAAAGCGGGCTGAACGGCGCTATCTCCGCGCCGAAGGCCTCAAGCACCGCGAGGCTCTCTGGATAATAAAAGGAAAAGGCTTCGTCTTTTGCCACCGCTATTTTCACGCGGGGACTCTGCGGCGTTGTCTTTTCACACGCGTTGGGCGCTTCAAGGGGAGGCGCGCTTTTTGCTATTTCCACTATTTTTTTCAGGTCTATGGCGGGTTCTATCATGCGCCGCACGTTTTCTATGTGTTCTTTATTGCTGTTTTCTTCGACTGGCAGCAGCCCTAAGTGGCGTTCCCTCACCTCGGCCTCTTTATTGCGCGGCACCGCGCCTATGACTGGAAGGCCGATTTTTTCTATTGCCTCAGCCGCCATCGTGCGGTGGTTTTCGGAGCCGTACCTGTTTATGATGACGCCGCGAATGTCGACCGATGGGTCGTAGTCGCGAAAGCCTTTTGCGATTGCCGCCGCGCTTTCGCCCATTGAGCGCACGTCTATGACAAGAAGCACCGGCGCGCGAAGCGCTTTCGCTATTGCCGCCGTGCTGCTGACGCCGCCGCGTCCTCCGTCGTAAAGGCCCATTACGCCCTCTATTATCGAGATGTCGGCCTCCTCGGAGGCCTCCGCGAAGATGCTTTTCATGGCCGGCTCGTCCGTCAGCCATGTGTCGAGGTTGTCGGCGCGCCCTCCGGCCGCGGCGCTCAGGTAGCCCGGGTCTATATAGTCGGGGCCTATTTTGTATGGATGGACGCGCAGGCCGGAGGCCGAAAGCGCCGCTATCACGCCGCTTGTTATGGTCGTCTTTCCGCTGCCGCTCTGCACGGCGGCTATGACGAGGCGCGGTCTATTTCGCAGGCTCATCGTGCGGCGCTCCGCTCTTTTTGACAAGGCCCATGACGCTCATTATGTAGTCTACGTCGAGATTTTTCAGCGTTTCGGCGGCAAGCGCGTCGTAGGCGGCCTCTTTTGCGGCCGAAGTAGAGACGGCGGCGCGTCTTGCCATGCCGCGGCGGTCGCGCAGGCGGTTCAGCCATTCGGTGCGAAAGGCGTCGTTGTGAAAGGCGTTGTGGAGATAGCTGCCGGCGAGCCTAAGTTTTGCGTCTGCCATGCCGTCCGCGTTCCCGTCAAGCTCAAAGAGCGGCGAGAAATTTTCGTCGCGGCGCAGCGGGAGCGTCGTGCCAAAATGTATCTCATATCCCGCGACCTGCGTCATTTGCGCAAAGGCCGGATGTATGACGCGCCCCGCGCGGCGGAGGGTGGTCTTTTCCGTTCCGAAGGTGGTGACTGCGGGCAGCAGGCCCAGCCCTTTGATGAAGGGGATTTTGTCGTTGTCGCGCAGAAATTCGTCGTTTATCTCCTCGCCCATCATTTGATAGCCGCCGCAGAGTCCGTAGACGGCGCCGCCCTCTTCGGCGAAGGCGCGTATTGCGCGCGCTATGCCGGATGTTTCAAGGTACTGCATGTCGAGCACGGTGCTTTTCGTGCCGGGCAGCACGACGGCGTCAAGGTCCGCGACTTGCTCCGGCGCGGCGAGCTCGATTATGTCTACGTCCTGCTCGAAGCGGAAGGCCTCTATGTCGGTGTGGTTTGAGACGCGCGGGAATTTTACGACGCCCACGCGAAGCCGCGCCTCTTTTGTGGCGTGCTCGCCCCGATGCCAGTTGATGCTCATTATGTCCTCGCCCTCAATGACGACCTCGGAGAGCCACGGAAGGACGCCGACGACTTTGACGCCGGTCTTTTCCTCGGTGAATCTCACTGCGTCCTCAAAGAGCGAGAGGTCGCCGCGGAATTTATTGAAGATTATCCCCTTGACGCGCTCTCTGTCGGCGCCCAGCAGTTCAAGCGTGCCGACGACGGAGGCTATAGCGCCGCCGCGGTCTACGTCGGCCACAAGCAGCACCGGCATGTTCGCCTCGTTTGCGACGCGCATGTTCACTATCTCTGCGGCGTTCAGATTCACCTCGGCGGGGCTGCCCGCACCCTCGCAGACCATGACCTCGTAGTCGTCGTCTATTCGCGCAAGCGCCTCGCGCACCGTCTTTATTCCCTGTCCCATCGTGAAGCTCCGGTAGTAATTTTTGTCGCACGGAGCGTCGTAGACGCGCCCCATAAGCACTATCTCGGAGGAGGTGTCTTTGCGCGGTTTGAGCAGTATCGGGTTCATGTAGGCCTGAGGCTCTACCCGCGCCGCCTCCGCCTGCACGCCCTGAGCGCGGCCCATTTCAAGGCCGTCCGGCGTGACGCAGGAGTTGTTTGACATGTTTTGCGATTTAAAAGGGCAGACGGCATAGCCCATGTCGGAGAAGATGCGGCAGAGCGCCGTTACGATGAAACTTTTTCCGGCGTCGCTCGACGTTCCCTGTACCATTATCCCTTTGCATTTTTTCATCAGAACTCAACGCCCCTTCTTGCAGGAAGTCCTTTGTCGTAGTAATGCTTTATCTTTTTCATCTCTGTTACGAGATCCGCGCGGCGAAGCAGCGCCTCTGGCGGCCTGCGCCCGGTCATCACTATCTCAGCGCCGCCCGCCTCGTCTATCAAAGAAAGCGCGTCGTCCTCGGCAAGACAGCCGGCGCGTATCGCCGCCATTATTTCATCAAGCACGAGAAGGTCGGGGCGTTCGTTTTGCAGGATGTTATGCGCGGCGATAAGCAGCGGGCAGCGGCCGGGACATTTTTCCCCTGCGCGTCCGACGGGACAGAGGCGCAGCTCTATGCCCAGCTTTTGCGCGCTCTCTCGTTCGCCGCAGTCGCGCGCCTTTCTGAACTGTATGACGAAGGCGCGTCCGCCGCATCCGGCCATGCGCATCGCCAAGCCGAAGGCGGCCGTGCTTTTGCCCTTGCCGTCCCCGGTGTATATCTGTACCTGAGCGGGCGCGCCGTCCAGCATTTTGCTTAGAAGCCCTTCGCTCCGATAACTTCGTCGGCGCTTGCTATGAAATATTCTATATCGGCCTCTGTGTGCGCCGCCGAGATGAAGAGCGCCTCAAACTGCGACGGGGCCATCAGTATGCCGCGTTCAGCCATGCCGCGCCAGAAGCGCGCGTAGCGTTCCGTGTCGCTCTTTGAGGCGTCGTCGTAGTTCATAACGGGGCCCTCGGTGAAGAAGACGGTGGAGAGCGACCCCTCTCCCTGTACGCAGGCGGGGAGGCCCTGTTTTTCAAATATGAGGCGCAGCCCTTTGCGCAGACGTTCGCCGCGCACCTCAAGCTCTCCGTAGATGAGAGGATTCTCGCGCAGCGCGGAGAGCGCGGCAAGCCCCGCCGCCATTGCGACGGGATTTCCAGAGAGCGTGCCCGCTTGGTATACGGGGCCGATCGGCGCCACCATCGACATTACGTCGCGGCGTCCGCCGTAGGCGCCGACCGGCAGGCCGCCGCCGATTATTTTTCCGAAGGTCCACATATCCGGCGTAATGCCGAAATAGGCGGAGGCGCAGTGTATCGAAAGACGGAAGCCCGTTATTACTTCGTCGAAGATAAGAAGCGCGCCGTCCTCTTTCGTGACACGGCGCAGCCCTTCAAGGAAGCCTTCCGCCGGAGGCACTACGCCCATGTTCGCGCCGATCGGCTCCACGATGACGGCCGCTATCTCGCCTTTGTGCGCCGCAAATATCGCCTTTACCGCGTCAAGATCGTTGTAGCGGCAGGTGAGCGTCGCCGCCGCCGTTTCCGCGGGCACGCCCGCGCTGTCCGGCTGCCCCGCCGTGGCGAGGCCGGAGCCGGCCTTGACCAGCATCGCGTCGGAATGGCCGTGGTAGCAGCCCTCGAACTTTAATATGAGGCTGCGCCCGGTGAAGCCGCGCGCGGCGCGGAGTGCGGAGAGCACCGCCTCGGTGCCGGAGGAGACCATTCGCACCATCTCCACTCCGTCCACCAGCTCCGTTATCAGCTGAGCCATCTCAACCTCTCTCGGCGTGGGAAGGCCGAAGCTGGTGCCCTCTTTTGCCGCCTCGCATACTGCGTCTATGACGGGCGGGTATGCGTGCCCCAAAATTAGCGGCCCCCATGAGCCTATGTAGTCCGTATATTTTTTGCCTTGGGCGTCCCAGATGCAGGCGCCTTCTCCGCGCACGGCGAATATCGGCGTCTGTCCCACCTTTTGGAAGGCGCGTACAGGGCTGTTGACGCCGCCGGGGATGACAAGCTGCGCCTCTTCAAATAATTTTTCGTTTATATTTAAATTTTCCATTACAGTTCCCCCGCTTTCATCATCCGCGCAAGCTCCGGCGCGAAATAGGTGACGATTATGTCCGCGCCTCCGCGCGCAAGGCATATCGCGGACTCGGCTATGACGCGTTTTTCGTCGATCCAGCCGTTCTGCGCAGCGGCCTTTATCATCGAATATTCGCCGCTTACGCAGTACGCGCCGACCGGAACGCAGCTTGCCTCTTTTACCGCGCGCAGCACGTCGAGGTAGGGGAGGCCGGGCTTGACCATTATCATGTCCGCGCCCTCCTCGATGTCAAGCAGCGCCTCGCGAACGCCCTCGCGCACGTTGCGCGGGTCCATCTGATAGCTCTTGCGGTCGCCGAAGGACGGCGCGGAGCCGGCCGCTTCGCGGAACGGCCCGTAGAAGGCGGAGGCGTATTTTACGGCATAGGAGAAGATTATCGTATCCTCCATACCCGCGCCGTCGAGCTTCGCGCGTATCGCGGCGACGCGCCCGTCCATCATGTCGGAGGGGGCCACCATGTCGGCTCCAGCCTGCGCCTGCGCAAGCGCCGTCTTTGCAAGCAGTTCGAGCGTCGGGTCGTTGTCCACCGTCTCGCCCTTCAGCAGTCCGCAATGGCCGTGCGAGGTGTATTCGCAGAGGCAGACGTCGCCTATGAAGCACATGTCGGGAAATTCTTTTTTGCCGACGCGGAGCGCCTGCTGTATGACGCCGTTTTCGCTGTAGGCCTCGCTGCCGCAGGCGTCTTTGTGCTCGGGGATGCCAAAGAGCAGCACTGAGTTTACGCCCGAGGCGCGGGCCGCCTCTAGCAGCCGCGGGAAGGTGTCGGGGCTGCACCGCATCTGCCCGGGCATTGCCGGTATCTCTTCCATGATGCCGCGGCCTTCGCGGATGAATATCGGATAGACCAGCATCGAGGGCGAAAGGCGCGTTTCCGCCGCCATGTCGCGTATTATTTTGTTTTCACGAAGTCTCCTTGGACGTACTATCATCTTTTATCTTCCTCCAGAGTTTTTACAAGGCTTTCCAGCGTCGCCTGGGGCGCCGTTATTATTCTTTTGAATCCGAGGCGCGCCGCCTCCGCCGCGGTCTGTTCGCCGATGCAGCAGGCGC
This region includes:
- a CDS encoding cobyric acid synthase, with protein sequence MKKCKGIMVQGTSSDAGKSFIVTALCRIFSDMGYAVCPFKSQNMSNNSCVTPDGLEMGRAQGVQAEAARVEPQAYMNPILLKPRKDTSSEIVLMGRVYDAPCDKNYYRSFTMGQGIKTVREALARIDDDYEVMVCEGAGSPAEVNLNAAEIVNMRVANEANMPVLLVADVDRGGAIASVVGTLELLGADRERVKGIIFNKFRGDLSLFEDAVRFTEEKTGVKVVGVLPWLSEVVIEGEDIMSINWHRGEHATKEARLRVGVVKFPRVSNHTDIEAFRFEQDVDIIELAAPEQVADLDAVVLPGTKSTVLDMQYLETSGIARAIRAFAEEGGAVYGLCGGYQMMGEEINDEFLRDNDKIPFIKGLGLLPAVTTFGTEKTTLRRAGRVIHPAFAQMTQVAGYEIHFGTTLPLRRDENFSPLFELDGNADGMADAKLRLAGSYLHNAFHNDAFRTEWLNRLRDRRGMARRAAVSTSAAKEAAYDALAAETLKNLDVDYIMSVMGLVKKSGAPHDEPAK
- a CDS encoding Synerg-CTERM sorting domain-containing protein, translating into MISAKMPFFPIGRAPLLKELCAALALLFVLMFSQAAFAVPANPNKVFTVQQPDGSSFQITTRGDERSHWSRSVADGYIVVYDAASKWWDFAVVKNGALVSSEVHYHINTAAPAGAVKEYTPLAGSSLRTSVKKPAGKSATEAAPARWTPRATPLAGDRRALVVRVTFEDTRGNTTIPSVDIKDHSRDVWGDTLSVTRYYKDQSKGRLKLTPISGISEIIKIEMTSADYNEGRHPDYKIASTNNNEENIAAQRNEVKFVQNVLEKVQKNNPELNFASFDANHDKKLTADELVVYLILAGYEKSGVPADRTPSVWAHQASSEYGNEATSADAVQLSGDVTLSLWAMNGEIVTQTVEGVTTPYRMPLTGTMCHELGHQLCALPDLYDTSYYNSGLGIFSLMAIGCDGARAGEYSGTRPVNLDAWSRYYLGWETPSAAQKSTVAKTLSIGRQSYTKASSPVMVDGPASTPYQYYLMEVRDPTSADETNWDAGLQAWDCGKKGVLLIHADETIGKGSLDLGNDINQHSKSEDDKDTVYNPHQGIMAIWPYADPRVKGAGSGTTQSLWYAGNDLAKANGLFPDSAVEFLKSNFFAAASSKTAELRTGIKLFDFSAPADEMTCTYALEEQNQGGGGNSGGGCSAGVGTLALLAAAPLFAAKRKRARRTK
- a CDS encoding PLP-dependent transferase yields the protein MMKEYAKLGFMTKALHSGHGCGMKRAEKMQSALKDVSPWLSEASFESLAFEASFAALDGGNSAVAFASSYAAWSCLLRTLCAEGTNVILSSRVCCGTRRLICRILEEMGAAAKFVDSDHPCQTEQNIDDDTRAVITESLAAPMMSVAPLEALSRVARRQGVPLVIINTLATSALCRPIEFGAHVTVTEAAPFAASGGASACVVTDGANFDWHEWSEKFPQLTRADAEFGGASFSSLFGEAAFGAKMRFLAMRGANYMTSEGEAERLRSFLRTLGLRMGRQSENALAAAKFLAAHELVCNVRYPGLAGHPQNDMAQVYLKNGCGAVLSFELKRREAQKEFMEALRLISAAASPEGMTSTLFKNEEAAARLCLAVGCEAAADITADLGQALNAALARL
- the hemB gene encoding porphobilinogen synthase, with amino-acid sequence MIVRPRRLRENKIIRDMAAETRLSPSMLVYPIFIREGRGIMEEIPAMPGQMRCSPDTFPRLLEAARASGVNSVLLFGIPEHKDACGSEAYSENGVIQQALRVGKKEFPDMCFIGDVCLCEYTSHGHCGLLKGETVDNDPTLELLAKTALAQAQAGADMVAPSDMMDGRVAAIRAKLDGAGMEDTIIFSYAVKYASAFYGPFREAAGSAPSFGDRKSYQMDPRNVREGVREALLDIEEGADMIMVKPGLPYLDVLRAVKEASCVPVGAYCVSGEYSMIKAAAQNGWIDEKRVIAESAICLARGGADIIVTYFAPELARMMKAGEL
- a CDS encoding cobyrinate a,c-diamide synthase, which gives rise to MSLRNRPRLVIAAVQSGSGKTTITSGVIAALSASGLRVHPYKIGPDYIDPGYLSAAAGGRADNLDTWLTDEPAMKSIFAEASEEADISIIEGVMGLYDGGRGGVSSTAAIAKALRAPVLLVIDVRSMGESAAAIAKGFRDYDPSVDIRGVIINRYGSENHRTMAAEAIEKIGLPVIGAVPRNKEAEVRERHLGLLPVEENSNKEHIENVRRMIEPAIDLKKIVEIAKSAPPLEAPNACEKTTPQSPRVKIAVAKDEAFSFYYPESLAVLEAFGAEIAPFSPLSDEGIPEGCCGLIFGGGFPEVFAERLAANENMKASVREAAEGGMPIYAECGGFMYLTRAMAGFDGIAREMAGVVPAECKMNDSLRTVGYVTATALADCVIAKKGETLRGHEFHFSSMEPLAPAQNAFLFTKNRTGESYPGGFANENILGSYLHLHFAGFPKAAERFVQQCAKYAAKRRPAL
- the hemL gene encoding glutamate-1-semialdehyde 2,1-aminomutase yields the protein MENLNINEKLFEEAQLVIPGGVNSPVRAFQKVGQTPIFAVRGEGACIWDAQGKKYTDYIGSWGPLILGHAYPPVIDAVCEAAKEGTSFGLPTPREVEMAQLITELVDGVEMVRMVSSGTEAVLSALRAARGFTGRSLILKFEGCYHGHSDAMLVKAGSGLATAGQPDSAGVPAETAAATLTCRYNDLDAVKAIFAAHKGEIAAVIVEPIGANMGVVPPAEGFLEGLRRVTKEDGALLIFDEVITGFRLSIHCASAYFGITPDMWTFGKIIGGGLPVGAYGGRRDVMSMVAPIGPVYQAGTLSGNPVAMAAGLAALSALRENPLIYGELEVRGERLRKGLRLIFEKQGLPACVQGEGSLSTVFFTEGPVMNYDDASKSDTERYARFWRGMAERGILMAPSQFEALFISAAHTEADIEYFIASADEVIGAKGF
- a CDS encoding DUF554 domain-containing protein gives rise to the protein MDALSSIPLFGSLANAAMIIAGAAVGLLLRKKIPAKIMELPVQGMALFVMTLGIGMAIKTEQPLVVIGSIALGSLTGELLDIEGAFERASMGLEKRIGAGAAGFTTGFITTSLIYCTGSMAVLGSFEEGLGGYPSLLLAKGLIDGLTSVAMAASLGFGVIFSAVPVFLYQGALTLAAQWIQPFMTDAAITEMSATGGLMLMAIGINLLGVMKIRAMNMLPGLVAAVILAKLFL
- a CDS encoding cob(I)yrinic acid a,c-diamide adenosyltransferase, translated to MLDGAPAQVQIYTGDGKGKSTAAFGLAMRMAGCGGRAFVIQFRKARDCGERESAQKLGIELRLCPVGRAGEKCPGRCPLLIAAHNILQNERPDLLVLDEIMAAIRAGCLAEDDALSLIDEAGGAEIVMTGRRPPEALLRRADLVTEMKKIKHYYDKGLPARRGVEF